The Lactuca sativa cultivar Salinas chromosome 2, Lsat_Salinas_v11, whole genome shotgun sequence genome includes the window TGGCTTAAGTGACTAGATGTGAACAAGACATATGtcgatttttgaagttttaataatttggaataaaatttatgtttgttatacttattgtgttataaacataaatatgtaGTTAATACGTCTTCACGAAAATCTGGGAGGTTCACTAGGGTCACTCCGGAGGAAGAACGCATCCCAATTGGAGCTTATGTTAGAGCACCAGGAGATGTACCAGAAACCCCACTAATCCCAAACGCTAGTCGTGGACGAGGCCAAGGAAGAGGTAGAGGTAGAGGAAGAGGTCGAGGAGTTGTTACAACACTGATACCTGTACAATTGGCCCATGGCAGCTCTGGATCCCACTGCGGTCGAGGTCGAGGTCGCTGAAGGGGTCGTGCGGCAAACACGATCACTAGAGAAGAGTTAGCTGATGAGATTGCTCGAGCAATTCGAGACACCTTACCAGATGTAGTTGCTCAAGAACGGGAAGCAATAATAGGTGAGTATGAAGGTAACTTGGGTGGAGGTGAAGAGTACTACGAGTACAGTACACCAAATATGAGTCGTGAACCAAGTATTGCACAACCCACAAGGCATCATGGCAACCACAATCGGCGGGGTTGTAGTTACAAGACATTCATGAACTGCAAGCCACCCATTTTTAATGGAGAAATTGATCCCGTTTTATCATCAACATGGATCATGGAGATTGAGGGAACATTCGATACTAGCAAGTGTGCGAATGAGGACAAGATAATTTATGTTGCGACAATGCTAAAAGGGGAGGCAATACATTGGTGGGGCATGGTGAAGGATGTTAGGGGGCGTGAGGCGGCCAAGAacatgtcatgggatgagttcctaagaatttttaaagaaaagttTTGCCCTCGTACAACAGTTAAAAAGTTGGAGGAAGAATTCTTGAGGTTGGAAAGGGGGAATATGACTGTGCGAGAGTACACCACTAAGCTCACGGAGAAAGCTACTTTTGCAGAATTTTACGTTTCTACAAAAGAAAGAAGGATGGAACTCTATATATGGGGATTGAGAACAGCTATTCGTGAATTTGTGCAAATTAAAAAACCGGGTACTTTCCAGTCTCCTGTTGATGCTGCAGAAGGTCGCGCACGTGAGAAGAATCATCAAGGTGAAGACAGGGCTTTAGGGAAAAGAAAATGGGATTGTACGAATAATGATTCGAAGAAAGGCAAGACTTCAGGGAAAGAACGTAAGGTTGATCAAAGCTCTGGAGTAAAGCAATGTCCGAAATGCAACCGTTATCATAAGGGGGAGTGTAACATGAATCAGAAagtttgctacaagtgtgggaagccAGGGCACATAGCCATAGAATGTAAGATAGGAAGGGTATGTTATGGGTGTGGATCCCCTAACCACATTAAGTCGGAATGTCCCCAGAGTAAAGATAACAACAATCAAGGCAGAATAACAGGAATCAGGCGGCGGATAAAAAGGCTGACACTGGTAGACCAAAAGCTAGAGCTTTTCTCATGACGGCTCAGGAGGCTTAGGAGACCCCGGATTTAGTAATAGGTACTTTCCTAGTAAACTCAATTCATGCCAGGATGTTATTTGATTATGGTGCAAATAGATCTTTTACCCTTATGTGAGTGTATGGGAGGGTTATTCTAGCCTTGAGAGAAAAGGGAAGAGAGTCGTTATTAATTAAAGATGATCATTGTAtgtgataggcggaggctagaccgatgATTTGAGTACGAGATTATTCTGAGCTAGTTCAAgataagtcttctcactataccttaccaagagtggtaattatgtgtgacctgAAGATCATATGTGCTTACATGAGTTATGTGATAGTATGATGATTttgcttatgtgatatgcataTGTTATACTCTGAGCTTGCAAAgttgggaccggaaggtcaaaatggttgggaccggaaggtcaacatgagttgtgggaccggaaggtcccactgagacacattaaccggaaggtcttatagagttatggcctcaagtagcttatgtgttgtatgtggtattttggagaactcactaagcatgcgtgcttaccgtgttatgtgtttatgtgtttcaggtacttccgaggatcgcgggaaggcaccgtgtaacgacccaatttttcacagccaaaaatttcatttttgaatcaacacttggaaaacatttgtgaataaACATCATCATTTCATAAACAAATTTCATTTCcgaaaccaaaacataaaaacaaccataatgttagagtacaaatcccagaatatctcgtagtgcggaaaacaagagcgtgtgtgtgatatgccgctaccgcgccagctccttccccttcgctgaagaggtacctgaaaacaaaactataaaccgtaagcacgaagcttcgtgagttcccccaccgtaccacgtaccacataacatacatatattgccaggcatatctgggtgcccgacctaccccttcggtcctttcgatcggatactgactagcatatctgggtgctggtctccccttcggtcctcttgaccggattctgactagcatacctgggtgctggtctccctttCGGCCCTCTCAACCGGATactgaggactatttcacccctaccactaccacataatacgtatcacataatctatctagcatggctgggcatgagtgccccttcggtcctatcgaccggtaacctggggactatctcccctactatcactagcacatagcatcatatcatactagcacataaacataacacaggtagtagcaaccctggATGAATATCACAgggacaatcatctaatcatacaactcctactagtgggccgacattgtggccttagacccactactactggaaggtaactcacctcgaaaagtagttgctgaaagtctgcttgctaagcaCCTGACTGCTGAGTCGGTAATCCTCtggctataaatcataaacatagattagacaCTCATAAACACCCTTAGGTCAGgtgactgacccacccctggtccaaggtcaactccttggtcaaagtcaacttccagttgactggactcgccgagtcatagcaccgactcaccgagtccttctCCCACTAACCCGCTCCCTACTCTAtgagtccctcttcccactcactaaGTCACCCTCAACTCACCACTTGGGACGATAGATACggctcgcgatccgactcgccgagtccaagaacaacttgtcgagtccatatgagcagatctcctactcgcttccaaatcctcaccaaagcatcctttatgaggatttgggttactgggactattgctacacgataaattgctaattccgcatGCGGATATGAAGGGTTGGATTGTCAACacctaaacccctcttactcagtaacagtgcatacgactcgccgagtttgaagaacaactcgtcgagttccaggaaatcttcataggactcgccgagttccactttgggactcgccaagtcccttcgacccatttcCCATACGGACCAAATctaagacatgcaacgcttcgaaaccatagatctatgttcctaggtcatgtttatcacgtaaagttgcaaactttacgtgcatgcatggccctataagctccaaaaggcaaatccaagctctttatgaggtcatacactaaatggggacctcaatcacttcatccacaaaaactttatgcttctaataTGTCCccaaggtctagatctgaagtcctttctgaTCATTAAGCaaaaacacatggagtttggtgttttagggcttgaaaaccaccaattagggacaaaaatggtatctaatgaactagtgatcaaggtaggaacttttctacctgaatggaagcctcttgtAGGGTAGATATCGGATCTACTTCTCTACCTTGCACTCTtctacctccttcttcttctcttgagcttcaaacttccttcacaatgccaaaatcactcacaagaacaaaaAGGGGCTAGGTTTTCGTTCTACAGctcttctggaagtgttagggacaaggtaGGCCGAGTtagtgtgtttaaatagggtgtaaacacccgggttagggttttttcccaaacagggcctactcgccgagtccgaggctcagaccccgcgtctcatcccgctcctactcggcgagttggtccttcaactcgctgagtccaaggcaaaatgcatgaaCTAAGAATTATTAATTACAAGAAATACGTACCGGGAACCAAGTGCTacgaatctcccccacttattttagacttcatcctcaaatTCTGTTGCTCGATCCAGAAGTAGCtcagggtagtgctccatcatctcttccactggctcccaagtccactccgatcccttccgatgttgccattgcacctttacgagttccaccctcttgttcctcagatcctttgacttcctgtcgaggaatGCCACAGgctgctcgatgtaattcaggctgtcgtcgacctgaatatcctctaaaggcaccatTGCCGAGTCTTCCACTAAaaacttccgcaactgagagacgtggaaagtgttgtggatctggctgagttcggctggcagatccaacctatacgccaccttgcccacccgggctacaaccctgaatggcccgatgtaccttgggcccaacttgccttgttttctgaatcggatgacgcctttccatggcgacaccttcagaagaaccatatcccctacttggaattccaagtctgaacgacgcttgtcggcataacttttctgtcgactctgtgcagtctgaagaCTGCTCCGAACTTGCTGAATCTTCTcaatcgtcttgagcaccactttggtgctccccatgaccctctggccaacctcaccccaacatatcggggtccgacacctcctcccgtacaacatctcgaagggaggacggtcaatactcgcgtggtagctgttgttatatgagaactcagctagaggaagataggtatcccagctaccaccgaagtctagcacgcatgcccgcaacatatcctcaagagtctggatggttcgctcgctttgaccatctgactgcgggtgaaaggcggtactaaagtgcagacgagtgcccaactcgtcatgaaatttcttccaaaacctggaagtaaaacgcacatacCTATATGAAATCAcggatactggcaccccgtgccgcgccactatctccctgatatagatgccgGCCAATTTTTCGACctatatgctctcctgaattagaataaaatgggcgctctttgtcaatcgatccacaatgacccatatcgaatccactcctcgcgcggtcctgggaagcttcgtgatagaatccatcgtaatgtcttcccatttccacaacaggatatccaacggctgcatcttgtcgtgcggtctctgatgctcagtcttgaccttcctgcaggtcaaacaccgctcaacgtaccaagccacatcccacttcatggagggccaccaatagtctacaCGAAGATCCCTATGCATCTtcatcgccccgggatgaatagagaaccgggatttgtgcgcctcctccatcagaacctgatgcacacctccatgataagggacccacaccctatggtgaagagtcaataaccctcggctatcatagtcgaaggaggaaacttgccccacaatccgctcactcttccgatgttcctccttcatagcctcctcctgagcctcccgaatccgctccaacagcggagtcactactgtcatcTGAAGGCAGATATCTTGAATCAGCACTGCCTTACGGCTAAGTGcgtcggccactacattggccttccctgggtgataaaggatctcgcaatcgtaatcctttaccacatccaaccactgacgctgcctcatgtttagattcggctgatccatgaggtacctcaaactcttatggtccgtgtaaatggtacagcgaaccccatagaggtaattccgccaaatcttgagggcgaacacaacagcacccagctccaagtcatgcgtcgggtaattcgcctcatgaggcttcagctgcctcgacgcgtaggcgatgacatgccctatctgcatcaatattgcgcccaaacctgagatggacgcatcacagtacataacaaaatcctctatgccttatggtagggctaagattggcgcctcgcacaatctctatctcagtgtctcgaacgctgcctactgctcaggcccccaacgaaagaccacgaccttccttgttagcctggtcaatGGTACgggtatcttggagaaatcctggatgaatctcagATAATAACCCACtaaacccaggaaactccgaatctcggatggagacttcggaacctcccatctcatcacgacctctaccttggccgggtctactgaaatcccgtcctggttgacaaggtgcccaagaaactgcacctcgcacaaccagaactcacacttggagaacttagcgtataagctctctctcctcaaggtctccaacacctctcggaGATgcccctcgtgctcctcctgcatctaggaatagaccaagatgtcatcaatgaaaactatcacagaccgatccagcatcggtctgtacacgcggttcatgaggcccatgaacgcggcaggagcattggtgagcccaaacggcatcaccacaaactcataatggccatagcgtgttcgaaacgcggtcttctgcacatcctcctctctgaccctcatctgatgataacctgaacgcaaatcgatcttggagaaccaagatgctccatgtaactggtcaaagagatcatcaatcctcgggagtgggtaatgattcttcactgttaccttgttcagctcccggtagtctatacacatccgatgcgacccatccttcttcttcatgaacagaatcggggctccccatggtgaaccgctcggtctaatgaatcccttgcctaacagctcctgtagctgtgcatacaactcctgcatctcggaaggagccaaccgatacgtgccttggctatcggagctgcaccagggactaggtcgatcctgaactccacctgcctctccggaggtatcccaggcaactcctcgggaaatatgTCCGCAAACTCTCGAACCACGAGCACATcgccactgtcgccttacccgcctctcggGAGTCTATGACGTAAGCGACATAtccagcgcaaccctgctgaaggtaacgccttgCCCTCGCCGTCGAGCATAAGGCTGGCCCTCGTTGTGGTCTCTCAgcttgaatcaccaactctcccccacttggggctcTGACTCgtactagctgctgcgcgcaatctatcactgctccattggggctcagccaatccataccaataatgaccttgTTTCCCCGCAACAGAATGGGAACCAGGTCAACCAGATACTACTCCTCAAACAATCTCAATACACAATCCCAGAAAACCTCTAATGCTCGAACCGTCTGGTCGTCctcaatctctacctctaacgggAAATCGAAcctgcccgaagactcaggaaacttcttgctaagcgcaagagaaacaaatgatcgggtagccccgaatcgaacaacacctgaactgggatactaACGATCCTAAGCAGAgcacatatatatataacatatcaaaattacagcaacataacataaaagcataaataaagaatcatacccgtcaccacatcgggtgtggcATGTGCCTCCTCTATAGTCAGCTGAAAGGCCCGACTCCTCACTACTGGAGCCTCCGACTTGCCCTGCCAgccatctgtgatccgcagggtcgctggagctggcgccttcactggcgctgatgctgctgtcaactgggggcaattggccttcttgtggctcctctggttgcagtggaagcacaaCAACTCAGACATCGAGAagacaggtgcaggggcggtacaatccctactAAAATGCCCTAACTTTCCGCACTTAGAGCAAcctgacgatcccaacttgcacgctccctcgtgcgtcttgctgcatttcctgcagcggcctcgCCCCTGTTGGCCTTTTGGCCCAGCATCTGATctcttgggcttcttccctgaagcccctGTGACCTGTCCCTGCTCTGCCTTCCTCTTTCGGatatgctccagatcaatctcccttttTACCACTTCCGATCACTGCTATctttatcctaggcttaccctaggaaaatctctgactccacttaaaccaatcctcagctgctgaaggcctccttgtaatgccaattagccatcacctgaataccatcacatgtgacgagactcggataatcctttgagtaaaagactcgtccctacaatggttggactcaaacgagagttgcgcagcagggccaaatccaacactctgagattatccaaccatGATCctatgtgatgtgacgtattcacctaatggctaactcccatcacttggagtcccacaaagcacaaagcaagcagcattcggatacaTGAACTACTCAAGAAAATCTATTCCCATAACGAGAAACTACACTAGCCTACAATGCTGAACTCAtattatcaggcataacctaaacaggctatcctactgctatgTAATCaatttctagcatgcaattctcataaggctGGAACACATAAAGTAGGCAtgtaaggcatcctcctagatccttagtcctattctagaaTGTTGCTATACTAAAACTGATAAACATAGCATaacattgtatgggtactttggggaatacttacttgagctcggccggtcgcacacaTCATACACTTCGTTCTtccttaaaactctttacttagtcttttagaaaactttttctttttcgaaatcctttaatccctcgatttgagttcaaacactcccgaaggtgtgtccgaatccctcaaaccagggctctgataccaacttgtaacgacccaatttttcacagccaaaaatttcatttttgaatcaacacttggaaaacatttgtgaataaacatcatcatttcataaacatatttcgtGTCCGAAACCAAATCATAAAAACAaccataatgtcagagtacaaatcccagaatatctcgtagtgcggaaaacaagagcgtgtgtgtgatatgccgctaccgcgccagctccttccccttcgctgaagaggtacctgaaaacaaaactataaaccataagcacgaagcttagtgagttcccccaccgtaccacataccacataacttttggattagtgtctaagtccataactattttggtatgtacttgacccgatggtgcatggtccttttgggttgccttcaccaaagcaacttgataggatgaattatggagagaaaggattaaatatgatttattaatatattatgagaataatatattaaaggagaaatcatattgtttaattaacattagtcatgaattaataagaattaagtttgtggctaaaagagattaattaaacttaaagtgactgaaattgtaattataagataattgcaattgggctatggattacgtTATTACTTAAGGTTGGATGAattttatggggaaacccattagaaatcgtccaaggcttattaataaagggtccatgggttgcttagggcctaagcatccaaattagggtttcctagttctaaaccctaatagcctacatgtataaataAGACCCTTAAGCCTCAAAAATGTGGTGAACTAatcctctagggtttccacacgtttttgggcagcctccttctcttctcctcttcatcctcttattcttggtgtttgtaagccattagaggagtgacatttgtgactctaagctttctaaggtcaatacaagaaggatttgagattgttattgctacataacaatcaaggtatgatctaaacccttattcatatgttatattgattagatctagggttttaagtcttggattaaaagcatgtacaatagagaaacctagatccaagctttagggtttgcatgagcacataggatgtcttttggctaaatcccatcagtggtatcagagcctagattggtttccattgtattgatgcatatttgatcgaaatcagcaTTGAAAATCGAAAATGTTGGATTCTGAGTGTTTGaatcgccgagtcacttggttcactcgccgagttaggtgtactcgacgagtccaagtccagactcgacgagtcaaagcgcCTGACAGCTaattttcgcgattttcttcctgttttgggtttggataattaccttaaatatgtttttgttataaaatccgaattttatccatatttggtgattatccttacctaaatagaagataattgtcaaaatttagataatcacttgttttattagataaaatttgattatttgtaatttagatttgaattatcttgtgaaaagtttcatttttttttacccTTTAGGtttgatagtttaaatttgaacttaaaagttttgtttttgaaatttaaatatttgaaaccctaatgttttgaatagtttcaaaacttgccctcaagttttggaatttaaattttgattaaaaggtttgattttgaaatatttaaattctaaacccctaatgttttgaaatggttcaaaacttgccctcaagttttggaatttaaaagttgattaaaagtttaatttagaaatgttaaattctaaaaccctaatatagttttgaaaagttcaaatcacacccttatggttttattaattaattaaagtgtataattaaaagagatttaataaatcaataagttttggttcacaatttaattagattaaaagtataattattaaatttgaccacctagtattttaaaagtgtaaaatacaccctatactatatataacattaaaagtctaacattatatatatgtatgagtaaaagtcaatcttaccgttagtaggcctcattcacgaagctggtctataaggggtgtttaacaaaattgcctataaaatgacgattgaatgggtatccactcttacccaccgcactcttgactagtggagggtcgttagccgaacgggtaggataggatagaaaccttccattataagtataatgaagtataaaagtaactaaatgctttcataaaattctcaatcttagttactttaggcaaa containing:
- the LOC111887630 gene encoding uncharacterized protein LOC111887630, with protein sequence MSREPSIAQPTRHHGNHNRRGCSYKTFMNCKPPIFNGEIDPVLSSTWIMEIEGTFDTSKCANEDKIIYVATMLKGEAIHWWGMVKDVRGREAAKNMSWDEFLRIFKEKFCPRTTVKKLEEEFLRLERGNMTVREYTTKLTEKATFAEFYVSTKERRMELYIWGLRTAIREFVQIKKPGTFQSPVDAAEGRAREKNHQGEDRALGKRKWDCTNNDSKKGKTSGKERKVDQSSGVKQCPKCNRYHKGECNMNQKVCYKCGKPGHIAIECKIGRVCYGCGSPNHIKSECPQSKDNNNQGRITGIRRRIKRLTLVDQKLELFS